One Bombus affinis isolate iyBomAffi1 chromosome 10, iyBomAffi1.2, whole genome shotgun sequence genomic window, CCTTTGTAATTATCGTAGGATAATTCCATTCCAGGTATCACGTTAATTTGATGAAGTTAAGAACGGTATTGTCTTTTAACATGCACTAAGAATGAACATACCTCTACCTGTTAACCCACTACTTGTTTCATCGTCGCTATTATCATCAGAACTATCAAGATCTGACATAACGACAGATTCGTCATGGCCATATCGTTTGATTTGTGTTCTTCGCCTTGGTTCTGATATCACTAattcatcttcttcttttttctctgttgTATCAATCTCAGCTTTCTTTGCCCATTTCTTCCAAAAATCTGGATCATCAATATTTATATCTGATCTGTTAGATGAGCATGCAAAACTAGCTTTTGAAAATGTCGATCCTTTCTCTGCCTCTATCGTAATAATCTATATAattgaatttttttaaattagtaAACACacataaaaatgaaaaactttTAGCTAACGAAACAACAGCTCACTTACTTGTGTTCTTCGTTCAAGTATTTGTTCTATATCTTCCTCACAAAATTTATCTCCGGCATTATCGTCATCCATAATAGCACCATAAGCACCCTTTTTTAATAAATCTTCTATTTCCTTCTTAGTCAACTGTTTATTACTTGGATCTTTACCCCCTTGACTTGTATTCATAGATTGCAAAATTGCTTTATCTAATCCAAGTTTCAAAGAAGCTTTATCAAACATTTCCCTTTCATAAGTATTTCGGCAAAGTAATCGATATACTTTCACCATTTTTTGTTGACCAATTCTGTGACATCGAGCTTGAGCCTgcataaaaatttaatacatGTATTCGTAATTTAACAACGCATACAATATTGTAGTTATTATTTCACATATAAGTACAAAAATTCAATAGTTTTACTAAAATAGAGTAAATTCAATTAAAACCTGTAAATCATTTTGTGGATTCCAATCactatcatatataataacagTATCTGCTGCTGTAAGATTAATTCCAAGACCTCCTGCTTTAGTACAAAGAAGAAAAACGAATCTGTCGGAGTCAGGTTTACTATAACGATCAATTGCAGCTTGTCTTAAATTTCCCCGAATTCGACCATCAATTCTTTCATACGGATacctaaacaaatatttttgataaagatataaatatcgttaaagaatatttacagtaaagtaaaaattaataactcttactttttatataataaatagtctTCCAATAGATCTAAACATTTCACCATTTGACTAAATATTAACACTCTATGACCACTAGCTTTGAGTTTTGGCAGTAATTTATCGATTAATACCATTTTTCCAGAGCTATTTACTAGTGCATGGTAATAAGCTTCTGAATCTTCCTTTTCACCAGTTTTGTAATCCAATTGTATTTGATCTTCTGCGCCATTAAGTAAAAATGGATGGATACAGCACTTTCTTAATTCCATCATTGTATTCATGAGATTCGGAATGTTAGCTGATGTGGTTCCTTTTGCAAGGAAAGAGAAATTCCTTTCAAGAATGCCACGATAATAttttttttgtatatttgttAATTCCACCTGAACGATAAAAGAGCATAATttactataaattatttattaattttcaaatatacaTAAACAAACTTGTGTTAATAATATTAGTCACCTCAACTACTGTTTCTTCCTTTGGAGCTAACGATTTCTCTACGTCTTCCTTAAGTCGACGTAGCATCATTGGCTTCAAGAGAAGTTGTAGCTTATGGACTTCACTTTCACTACTCAAATTACCAAATTCTTTAAGGAATGCTTCACTACTAGAAAACTGCACTGGTTCAAGAAAATTCAATAATGAAAAAAGCTCATTGACATTATTTTGTAAAGGTGTACCAGATAGAAGGACTCTATGTTCTAAATTTAATTGTCTAAGACCTTCAAGTAATTTGCAATTTCTATTCTTTAGCCTATGAGCTTCGTCTATAACGCAGAGTCTCCAATTATAGCCCCGTAATTCGTTAAAATCtgttataattatttcaaatgtAGTTATCAGTACattaaatttgattaaatctttaatttgctgtcctttttcatttttataataaacttCATATTCTTGAAGCATAGTTCGACTTGCTGCACTGTAAGTAAAAGACTTCATagtaaaatgtattttattttcaaatatgaAACTGCGAAAAAATTATACTTACGATCCGTGATATACTACAACATTCATGTCCGTCCAACTTTCAAATTCACGTTGCCAATTTGGAATGGTTGAGAGTGGAGCTATTATTAAAAATGGTCCACGAATGCCATACTTGTATACTGCATCCACAAATGTCAAAGACTGAATTGTTTTTCCTAAACCCATTTCATCGGCAAGAATGCAATTATGTCCATTATACCATGAAAAAAGCAACCAATTAAGGCCTTCTAATTGATACGGTCGCAAactgttattatttttataaattggtGATTCCTCTAATTTTACCCACGCTGACGCACTTGGTTTCTTTTTGGGCTAAatagatattaataattattttgatgttaaacattatattatgtagttataatattataatatactaatataatattaccttCCATTGATCCTTAGGAGGTACTTTGTTAAACTTTATAAATTGAGCTATTTTTTCTGGATCAACATCTTCTTCTAATTCCCATGTGGAATCTTCATATTGAAGAGATCGCCATTTAACTAAATAGTGTTTTAAAGTTTCTCCAGTAGTTGGATCAGTATGTGTTGCTTCATCAAGCACTCTATCTACTTCTACAAAATCTGGATTAAATGGATCATCCTcagtctaaaaaaaaaaatcataacTTTGATTATTCATATCTACCTatttaatattaagaaataaaatatcaaaactattgtaaaatatacaggtacaaaataattacattttCAAAGATATTAGTGTTTTGTTGCTGTTTTTGCTTGAATCTTTTCAGCTTGGCTTGAATTCTTTTATCGCCCTTGTATAATTCTTCTTCAGTCCTCCATTCACAAtgcaaatatgaaaaatttctatatttaacaaaatattccTCAACTTCTATTATTTGAGGCTTCACATCTGCTACTGCATTTTCTTGTTTAGATTCTGTAATTGTTCCTTCACTTTTACTTTTATCTTTTACATCATTGATACTTTTATCTTCAGAAGTCTCAGTATCATCTTCATCCTTATTACTCGTTTCTGAGACTGATTCTTTTTCAGATGTTTCTTCTTTTGACTCATTTTCCACTTCTTTATTCTTTGTATCAGCAGCACTATTATCATTTTTTTCAGCAGATATCTCAGTTTTCACTTCTGGAACAGTAGGTTTGACTTCTCTTTTCCCTATGCGAGAACACAATATATGTTGCACAACCATGGAATCTTCATCTGTTGTATTCTATAATGCATAAAAATTACTACTTTAAAATTTTTGCGaatacaattttaatatatgaaaaatatgatattaaCATAATACATACAATATACACAAAGTTAGGTTTATTAGGCCCAACTTCACCACCTTCATTATCTTTTTTGACAGAAACAGGTTTTGCGGTATTTGTACCCTCTACTTTTTTAGAAAGCTGAGCATCCTGAAGAGGTACATCATCATCTGAAAATCTAAGCATTACATCGTCCACATATTTCTTACGATGCGTATTTCTTGCTGAACGCCTTTTATTATCATCTCCAGCTTCTGGTGATGGCGGAGGCGTTGCAGCTAATTCTTCACCGTCAGAATCGGGCGCAATTCGACTTTTTCGTTTTCTAATAAAATTTGGTAAATTAATGAAGTAAAGAAAAACgtgttaaaaaagaaattacaaataagaaatacaattacttatcaatattcaatattttaaaataacatACTTCGAACTTCTAGGTGATTTCCCTAACGAAACCTTCCCAACCGATCTTTTACGAGAAGCAGCCTTTTTCTTATTAGGTGTAACAGTTTCTGTAACTGTGCCGACATctgaattttcttctttcttttcatctGCTGGACTATCCTCTGAGTCTCCTTTTTGTTTATTTTGATCTTTTGTTTCAGTTACTAATGGCTCAGTAGTTGAAGAATGTACTTGTTCCTGATCACTTTGGATGGATGGTTCAGGTGGTTTTGTATCTGATTCTTTAATTGCACTTGAATCAGAGACTGCAGTTTCTTCATTTTCTTGAATAACTTCATCATCAGCTGATTCAGAATGATTAGTTTTTCTGTAAAAATAGAAAGTattcaaagaaataattaatGTTCTAACACATGAAAATTAAGAGgcaatatttacaaaataacttaCTTTCTATTACGTTTTGTTGAATCTTTGTCTTTATTTCTCTTTCTTGGTACTTTTGGAGATTTTGCTTCCTTTGGTGGTTTTGGTTCTTTCTTAACTTTCGGCTCTTTTGGCTCTTTTGGTTCTTTTGGCTCCTTTGGCTCCTTTGGTTTACGTGGTTTTCTCGTAGGCGGCCGCGACTTCCTGCCTTTACTCCATTCTTCTTCTATATCGCCAGAAGATGGCTTAATATCTTCAGAATCTGCTGCACTATCAACAATGTTGCTACTGTCTCCAGGAGTTACTTGGTTATCTGACAATGGCTGTTCTGGCTGTTGCTGAGTAACTGCTGCAGGAGTAATTGCTTCTTTATCGGCTTTTTTCCTACTCTTTTTAGCCCTAGGTGTACCTTTACTACGACCACGACCAGTAGTACTTGAAACCTATTTATAGAAAGGATTAAAGCAAATTCATTAAAAAGATTTCCCTTatctataataatatattgtttatatataACAAAAATAAGATATAATAATTTACCTGTGGACTATCAACAACAGCTGCTGCTGTAAACATTGGGGTTTGCAATATGCATTGTGGTCCACCATTACACTGATCATTAGTCTCATGTTGTTGCAGAGCTTGTAATTTTTCTTGTATAGAAACAATTTTTTCTTGATTCTCACTTGCTGGAGGCATACAATATAATTCTTGCAGTTGCTGTTGCAGTGCAGCTTTTTCTTGGTGATGTGTAACTGGAGCACATGAATTACCAAAACCAGCAGATGTAACTGCTGTTGATGTTGGATTTTGTGGCATGTTATACATATTTGGCATAGTGCTACCACTAACAATATCACCACCAGAGGGATACTGTTGTCCAGAACCCACTAACATTTCATTTgaataaatgttatttttttgaatatttgtaTATTCTGTAAAATTTTGTTGCACTTGGTGAGGAGTTTGTGAATTTGGCACTGATACTGCAGTTTGATGAgatggcaatactatattattgctttgattaactGTAGGAATTTGTTGTTGGTGTGTAGGTGGAACTTGATTAGGCTGGTTTTGTATTTGAGAAGCTGAATTTTGTAAAGGTGCCTGTACCTGTGACAACTGAGATGAAACTACTGGTGCATTCTGAGGAATTATACCGACTTGCGAAGTTATATGTGGTTGAGATTGCTGTGTTGATTGAACCTGATTTATACAACTTGAAGCTGGTtgaggtggtggtggtggctGTACCAATTGAGGTTGTGAAATTTGTGGCTGTGATATTGAAGATTGTTGAGACTGAGTAATCGATGGTTGCTGTTGAGAAGTATTTATTTGTTGCAATTGTTGTTGGGGAGATGATTGTTGAGCTGTTTGAGGTTGTTGTACTTGGCTTATTTGTGGCTGTTGTGAAGACTGCAGTGACTGTTGAGGCTGTACTGGAGATTGTTGTGCTGTTACTACTTGTGGCTGATTCATATGAAGTTGTACTGGTTGTTGTGGACAACTGATAGGTTGCTGTTGATtgtgctgctgctgttgctgctgcacTGCTTGATTGCTAACTGCAGGTTGTTGAGGGTGTGCAGTTGCATTACTATTAGTTGGACAATTTACTGGAGTCAGCTCTAAATGTTGATCATTTGGTTTCTTATCACATGTATTCTGATTCTCAATAGTAGAAACAGGAGCCTGAACTTGATTTTGTGTCAATTGTTGTTGAGATATTGTTGAAATACTTGAACAATCAACATTTCCGTTTGTACTAGAAGCTGGTAATGATTGTACAGTTTCCTGAGATATTTTCCCAGATGTATGCTCTAAAGGCGAATTATTTTGTGAACTATTTTGCATCAAAGTATCAGCTTGTTGGTTAAGCACATCTTGTTGTTCTTGAACATTTTGATGTAATGTTTCATTCTCTGACTTTGAAGGTTCTATTGTGTTATGAACAGAATCCGTAGGATCTCTAACTGTAGTTTCTGCAacattatgaatagtttctgtTCCAGTTACTGGAAACATTGATGGGCTTTGTTCAGATACTGGAGGTTGAGTTTCTACTATACTTCTATCTTCATTCACATTTGGCCTTatttgttgctgctgttgttgtggATGTGACCACTGGGTTGGCATTGGCATTCTAGGACCTGTTATTGGTGACATAGAATTTTGTGTGGTAGACTGAGATAAAACATTTGGTGTTTGTGACATGGATGGACGTGTCTGAAACTGATTATAATCTTGACTTGAAACGTTCGAATTTGTTACAGTAGCACCTGGAATCACCATCTGCTCCAGTGCTTGAAGAGTAGTTTGTTGCGACGTTGGATTCATCTGCATTGAAGTTGGAGGACAAGGTGACACAGACATTGTACCAGGTTGGTTTGACTGTTGATGTGGAAGTTGAACATGTGGATGTGGAGATAATGTATTAGGTTTAGCTGGTGACATAATAGGTCTAGGAGACATTTGCTGTTGTACTGCAGGTGGTCGTGGTGACATCTGAGGTCTAGGTGACATTTGAGGTGACAACTGTGGAAAAGCTGCACGATATTGGGGACTTGTGGCATGTTTGGCTGTGCCAAATTGCGTTGTAGGTCCAGAGTGTTGAGGTTGATTGAACATTGAAGTTGCATGATGAGAATATTGAGAGTCTATAGGTTGTTGCTGTTGTGTATTAGGATGCTGTGAATGTTGAGGATACTGTTGAGGATGTGAAGGATGTGTTTGATGAGTTGGATGAGATGGATGATGATGTGGCATCctttgtggtggttgttgagtttgttgttgctgttgctgctgctgttgttgctgctgatGAATAGCTGAGGCAAATCCTGGATACCCAGGAGATGTTTGATACATTGTAACAGAACTTCCTTGCTGGTAATGCTGCTGTTGTCCAACCATATGTTGATAAACACTACCTGTTCCACCAGCTTGCATTGCTTGATGTGGAACACCCATATTTCCTATCATACTTTGCTGATTACTAaaatgttgttgttgttgtaatTTTTGATTCATCACTCCACTTTGATCTTGTTGATGAGAATACTGTGGAGGTATATGTTGTCGGAAAGTACCAGGTTGTGGTGCCATCTGATTATAATGTCTCTGCATTTGTGGATAAGCGCCTCCACTACCTGGCCAACCTTGCATACTTGGATCTATAGACATATTCGCTCTAGTCATTGAATGCTGTTGCTCCATTGAATACATGTTATCATTATAATTAGGATATTGTCCTCCACTACCAGGATGAGGCCCTCTATGTTGTGGTGCCATATTTCGAGCTTGATTTTGAAATGCTCCAGGCACCATAGCACGCTGTGGTGCACCATTGTCAAACGTACCAAGATTTTGATTAAACATGTTGCGTTGCGATGGATTTTGCAATTGATTAGCACTTCCAAAATCAGATCCACCAAACGAAGTTAATTTTTGAAGTGGAGATTCTTGAGATATATAAGATTGACTAATATAACTCCCTCCTCCATTAACACCAGTGTTTGGACCATCTCTAGATACTACCACAGAATTAGTTGTGCCTGCAGGGTCAAAATGATCGTTCCCCCCGAGGTCAGGAAGAGCATCAAGCATCGAGCCACTAACATCTTCACCAAACAAATCGTACGAGTCCATGTCTATGCTGCAGGACTCTTCGCCTCTATTTCAGGCTCAAGAGAATATCTTATAGTCTCTCTTTCAGACATTAACGTGCCCATTGTTAATCCACGTCTTTTTTGCCTGGAACAATGTTCATTAAAATtgcattaaatatttattttatttttatgtatataaaatttaatgttCTAATTCATTtctacaatatttatattatttttataattttcagtATTAGATATTATATGATGACATTGACAAATGCCAAAGGGAAAAAGCTATACGCTTATGGCTCAATTTCTCATAATCGCTATAACCTTTTCCCCTTGGAATATGTCCTAATATGATTTCCAGATACAGGAAATAGAAACACAAATAAAGTCCACATTTTTGTAGgatatagatatgtatataaaaattattatttataaacatCTTCATGTTGatacttatataatattaaaatattatatattatatacttaaTTACAAATTTTAGTCACTTACAAAAAAATAACACaaaactatataaaatatcattttatgtCAATCACAATAAAAGTATAATTTAATAACTTTAActagttttacatttataattattacatttttataatcaATATATTGATTAGTATttgcaatatatatttttatagaactTGTAATTTGTTGTTGATTTAAATTTGACACAAAAATAATatctttatttataataattaatataaaatagtcATAATtgctataatttaataattactaTATTTACTTTTTCTAAAAATACAAGCATCACATTATATACAGTTTCATTTGCACACTTTTTATCAACCTAGATTTAAGTTGTTATATTACACATTGGATATACCTACTTATATATGCTTGTATATATTCGTTAATATGATCAAATTAACATAACCTAACATTAAAAAGAGATATGATAATTACAATATGAGCATaacaaaatgtatataaataatacatacaaAAATTAAAAGTAGTTTCAAGACAACTTTACAGATTTACTAAAACcaatagaaaataattattttatgttaaaaGGATGAAATCTGTCGGCATATCGAAAATATATAATAGGGCTATTTGAAACcatttaaaagatataaaaaattaatataaattgcaaaaaataatgtatattattgtttattaaaaagttatagATCTGGTACTTTTTTCATTTAAAACGAATAATAAAAGATTCAAACATGCTGTTAACCAATATAGACAATAAAAGGaacatttttttttaagtaaCAATATGGTATTATTGCACACTGCTGACACGCTGGTAAAATTGCAAAACCAATATGTAAAAATCTTCAAATATTGATACATGCACATGAACACAAAGCGAAaaagaaacttaaaaaaaaaaaaaaaaaaaagagaagaagaagaagagaaaacacCTTACAAACCTGATGCACTGACAGCGGCACTATAATATACGAAAGGAAATTCTTGCTCTTATTAGGATACGAACTAAAAACGCACACATTAAGTATATTACAAGGGTGAACAAGAAGAAACTGTTAAGATAGGTATAGAAAGTTCTCACACTTTATTGCGAGCGTAATTTTATTATCGACAAAATTTCTCTTTCAAATTCGTGGAATTTGAACGCACGCCGAGTTAAATATGAGCGTAGTAATAATATCAAGGGAAATCGAAGCGACTCGGTGAAAAAAAAGCACGGATCGTCGGAAAGTACGCCATTATCGTGAGAGATTTCCGTTTGGGCTTCCAAGAGAACTCTCGTAGCGGCCACCGCGACGCTCGATATTCAAGCACCAAAGCGTCACTTCACTTCGCACAATTCACTATTTCTTTCTATATTTCGTAGAAAACGCGTCTCGAAACATATATTACTTGATGGATGTAGTTATATGTTAATGTTTTATCGAAAAACCACCCTTGTTTGCGCGCGCGTATACAAGATTTTCATCGACGGTGGCTGCGGCTGCGGCTGCGGCGCGAACCGTCGAGGTGCAAGCGTGTCCATAGGCCCGAATCATTCTACACATCTCTCTGCCCTCTctcaccccccccccccgcctCTCTCTCTCACCAAGCCCCCGTCCTCCCCCCGCCGCTTTCCTCCTTTAGTACAGTTCACAACGAAGGACTACTCTTCTCTCTTACCCTACCCTATCCTATCCTGTCCTGCT contains:
- the LOC126921059 gene encoding chromodomain-helicase-DNA-binding protein 7 isoform X4, with product MDSYDLFGEDVSGSMLDALPDLGGNDHFDPAGTTNSVVVSRDGPNTGVNGGGSYISQSYISQESPLQKLTSFGGSDFGSANQLQNPSQRNMFNQNLGTFDNGAPQRAMVPGAFQNQARNMAPQHRGPHPGSGGQYPNYNDNMYSMEQQHSMTRANMSIDPSMQGWPGSGGAYPQMQRHYNQMAPQPGTFRQHIPPQYSHQQDQSGVMNQKLQQQQHFSNQQSMIGNMGVPHQAMQAGGTGSVYQHMVGQQQHYQQGSSVTMYQTSPGYPGFASAIHQQQQQQQQQQQQTQQPPQRMPHHHPSHPTHQTHPSHPQQYPQHSQHPNTQQQQPIDSQYSHHATSMFNQPQHSGPTTQFGTAKHATSPQYRAAFPQLSPQMSPRPQMSPRPPAVQQQMSPRPIMSPAKPNTLSPHPHVQLPHQQSNQPGTMSVSPCPPTSMQMNPTSQQTTLQALEQMVIPGATVTNSNVSSQDYNQFQTRPSMSQTPNVLSQSTTQNSMSPITGPRMPMPTQWSHPQQQQQQIRPNVNEDRSIVETQPPVSEQSPSMFPVTGTETIHNVAETTVRDPTDSVHNTIEPSKSENETLHQNVQEQQDVLNQQADTLMQNSSQNNSPLEHTSGKISQETVQSLPASSTNGNVDCSSISTISQQQLTQNQVQAPVSTIENQNTCDKKPNDQHLELTPVNCPTNSNATAHPQQPAVSNQAVQQQQQQHNQQQPISCPQQPVQLHMNQPQVVTAQQSPVQPQQSLQSSQQPQISQVQQPQTAQQSSPQQQLQQINTSQQQPSITQSQQSSISQPQISQPQLVQPPPPPQPASSCINQVQSTQQSQPHITSQVGIIPQNAPVVSSQLSQVQAPLQNSASQIQNQPNQVPPTHQQQIPTVNQSNNIVLPSHQTAVSVPNSQTPHQVQQNFTEYTNIQKNNIYSNEMLVGSGQQYPSGGDIVSGSTMPNMYNMPQNPTSTAVTSAGFGNSCAPVTHHQEKAALQQQLQELYCMPPASENQEKIVSIQEKLQALQQHETNDQCNGGPQCILQTPMFTAAAVVDSPQVSSTTGRGRSKGTPRAKKSRKKADKEAITPAAVTQQQPEQPLSDNQVTPGDSSNIVDSAADSEDIKPSSGDIEEEWSKGRKSRPPTRKPRKPKEPKEPKEPKEPKEPKVKKEPKPPKEAKSPKVPRKRNKDKDSTKRNRKKTNHSESADDEVIQENEETAVSDSSAIKESDTKPPEPSIQSDQEQVHSSTTEPLVTETKDQNKQKGDSEDSPADEKKEENSDVGTVTETVTPNKKKAASRKRSVGKVSLGKSPRSSKKRKSRIAPDSDGEELAATPPPSPEAGDDNKRRSARNTHRKKYVDDVMLRFSDDDVPLQDAQLSKKVEGTNTAKPVSVKKDNEGGEVGPNKPNFVYINTTDEDSMVVQHILCSRIGKREVKPTVPEVKTEISAEKNDNSAADTKNKEVENESKEETSEKESVSETSNKDEDDTETSEDKSINDVKDKSKSEGTITESKQENAVADVKPQIIEVEEYFVKYRNFSYLHCEWRTEEELYKGDKRIQAKLKRFKQKQQQNTNIFENTEDDPFNPDFVEVDRVLDEATHTDPTTGETLKHYLVKWRSLQYEDSTWELEEDVDPEKIAQFIKFNKVPPKDQWKPKKKPSASAWVKLEESPIYKNNNSLRPYQLEGLNWLLFSWYNGHNCILADEMGLGKTIQSLTFVDAVYKYGIRGPFLIIAPLSTIPNWQREFESWTDMNVVVYHGSAASRTMLQEYEVYYKNEKGQQIKDLIKFNVLITTFEIIITDFNELRGYNWRLCVIDEAHRLKNRNCKLLEGLRQLNLEHRVLLSGTPLQNNVNELFSLLNFLEPVQFSSSEAFLKEFGNLSSESEVHKLQLLLKPMMLRRLKEDVEKSLAPKEETVVEVELTNIQKKYYRGILERNFSFLAKGTTSANIPNLMNTMMELRKCCIHPFLLNGAEDQIQLDYKTGEKEDSEAYYHALVNSSGKMVLIDKLLPKLKASGHRVLIFSQMVKCLDLLEDYLLYKKYPYERIDGRIRGNLRQAAIDRYSKPDSDRFVFLLCTKAGGLGINLTAADTVIIYDSDWNPQNDLQAQARCHRIGQQKMVKVYRLLCRNTYEREMFDKASLKLGLDKAILQSMNTSQGGKDPSNKQLTKKEIEDLLKKGAYGAIMDDDNAGDKFCEEDIEQILERRTQIITIEAEKGSTFSKASFACSSNRSDINIDDPDFWKKWAKKAEIDTTEKKEEDELVISEPRRRTQIKRYGHDESVVMSDLDSSDDNSDDETSSGLTGRGKKRRDKFGKKTRKFCDEYVPREGEVVYGSWARSECFKVERGLLTFGWGRWEEILQHSQFRRGWREVDVEDCARVILLYCLRYYRGDEKIRNFICDLITPVENGEKIKTVCVNTSGRNNRQKKKGRVREGRETRGSMINGGPNDPNHWSNAEKYDGDIFLESNYRKHLSRHANKVLLRVRMLYYIKHEIIGDLVQHISDGVHVSALRINPPQLTERPAKWWDSQADKSLIVGCYKHGYENYDQMRIDPALSFITSCPPPSQSQTTQNNSSSRDDTSLENDIEDVESLGMIKDSKDSDKFNRETPTDSPALPNKADTPGPEPSSSHEGNDSLLDDEKTWPSVVDLNTRLRRVISSYQRSVKKEDVKVLQKSKSGMENDTTVNHATSMNDPPLNMQGWDLQQLAMYLLKMERREKMEAMIKERERTRIEEQKTKWSRREESEFLRVVSTYGVNYDRKKAQYDWTKFKSIARFDKKTDNDLTDYYMSFRAMCKKVCNAKLNDEDDVPVDHLSPAKARQILDRVDLLSKIREEILSHPHLEERLSLCQPSGDTPDWWQPGKHDKELLLGAAKHGLGRTDITILNDPDFSFHKLLNKNMYSNIQTSKVSDKSEKAIKIENREDILKFDKDEILVKLEKGEGTLKIEKVGAKKDKDINIAEKRTEHTDLEKSQVELTIIKAENKTEEKPISNALTITTVARNMSSDKEYTAKIKTEEKNEVVIESVKNEIFKTDQISGINKTDETKTSNVTTNIEEATPIKIEKENQSKEKEIPAETDKEVQEEKPKESQTQETNEKNSLEQKESVEIVEKSTESNENITAESDKVSVKIDAPVVKEEIEVPESKPGDTSKDKAKVCKIEDKCNVQAAELKAMFPDLEVIQPLSRLTQIDTFVLRDKTVDYNEPTVVQLLSHNSNSTIKWPKEHAIEARLMHIVHAIEHKEWPVSINFSAGDESDIPSNEKECSEVITITTDHGISRNTTTGNNISQSKKRKRHIAIDVETERAKLHALLNSSSHTVTQSPATLSKPTVLSGSNTWEINDESQSEESRRSTPVQPPPAHQQTRTQNIPFDLKYTVPGKPTVIPGTSSTLTPIDLSAGYPKTSTDNNKDIMNEVQDFSMPNKNKQISSNKGKLDSMLDKLMKRKNCPTDEPIIGKEKKRRKLDEIVLGLSAAKEQQSSHYPEHSKKSTITPNVTVTPTSAPIGLPNPPTSSQKPFSITVTSIPSSRASNSTSGLPPPSLHSHKDSFSALLVQAEQQNREFKKQQQHQQQTQQQQQQQQQPNFNSTHSSSASGHKKSYEAMIADINKVAEYSSKIGSYSHEAKVNKWLAEQTAMSEQLGAEYLNAPRRRRPRVDPSLLDWKKLTGEENVAVINRLTGKKVTGSKAPQLKRLGQWLIENPMFDVDPKWAELVKERGNLPHDLQKRLSGNDRSYVNKGKSPGRPPMMPSPTSQQSANQANLAATSMASGLNFPSLGNLNNSLLSGLSLGNFDPKNNPLLMPFGGLPNLGALSGLGNLSNLSNMSLTNSLFANLAGLGLPSLAGMEAALGATTTSTAAETNPVVSSVSSKNTGSANISSVNKSSRNKLEPPTSKSSVPSTSSASSTISTTTPFPFFFPNPSLLYTPLGLGGLNPFSMQPGGVSSAYESLAQCGLLNPSTSSASAVRKPASSASNSRQRDTITESTTKRKDTEKKSRYSIDPTITLQQYTDMTLHNEERRRIEPEKREALEQNDAADLSERRTDRKNKEQEMKEALEHLSRTSAELLTRSLEDQRLSDKRNRNIDHNQSSEQQTPSMLEVTLEPVNKKTRIEIEVNTRPVTTAVTTTVTSADVTAVDVEHGTRPSSTTTKQSSVEENNVFSETSLSTNNKKEIDETAATVTTSISTTVTVTVASTVTPTSTPTRTPTPTLTPTSTPTSTPTSTPTPTPTPTSITAPTSTTSTTTAIEDATTSQQSTTNTKSDASKLPSEIEEDNKGTKGKKARSGKRLNVEPPPERKNLRSSAGRQARAAAERQARMEGELQSDQQDTHTTSE